The proteins below are encoded in one region of Tamandua tetradactyla isolate mTamTet1 chromosome 9, mTamTet1.pri, whole genome shotgun sequence:
- the PGGHG gene encoding protein-glucosylgalactosylhydroxylysine glucosidase, which translates to MEWHSCAAPHFRGPGSQAGTSLGRCMSCRPMPGASAARRLGLGVAAVGRGLRRGCSPARRRPPCRVRPMDGRGGRDVAGPPSGRDAEPFLVPPEATSSRAALPGGDRGPRGDRGLQAGPRSVPHRAPRSRAPSPPDSPRRRLPPAGEARPPQQRGKSAPGGKATQALAGSLGGTFGDCCNSMEDPTIFAASSLPSDPRLLATVTSAYLGTRVYHDTLHVSGVYNGAGVGTHRAVLPSPLNVRLVAPEGTAEPLTQTFALDTNTGSFLHTLQGCSFRACQCLYAHRTLPHVLVSSVAVARLAAGPITVQLQAAFSPQSPDLDLHLGPDLLGARYLFGRTLTPEQPGGPQQEVHMLWTPVPPALTLLEGEEDRTWEFLTAVGSSQAEAQAWLTEALRLQAGGALYAVHARAWAQLWGSCGLDVAGPLPLRQALRSALYYLFSALPPPGALGHVSHGLSPGGLSNGSQDECYWGHVFWDQDLWMFPNILMFQPEAARAMLEYRIRTLGGALQNARCLGYQGAKFAWESAGSGVEVCPEDIYGTQEIHVNGAVVLAFELYYHTTQDLQLFQEAGGWEVVSAVAEFWCSRVEWSPEEENYHLKGVMSPDEYHSGVTNSVYTNVLVQNSLCFAAALAHDLGLPVPERWLEVADKIKVPFDPKQNFHPEFDGYEAGQEVKQADVVLLGYPVPFLISPEARRRNLEVYEAVTSPHGPAMTWSMFAVGWMELKDRGRARALLERSFANASQPFQVWTENADGSGVVNFLTGMGGFLQAALFGLTGFRVSRSGVAFDPMCPAGIEGLRVWGVCFQGSSLSFAFSEDRVTVEVTARAGPWAPPLEVELQPGQERIPLVPGCKVSFPLTAGRIQRSCGLGTPPCPHRRPHTGPPPWLRCPPYQPLGLLFATLRDAAMSPAPAPMTRSSRPWGSGQRHRTAASLTQLRADSWLQMARR; encoded by the exons ATGGAGTGGCACAGCTGCGCAGCGCCCCACTTCCGAGGTCCCGGTTCCCAGGCTGGCACCTCCCTCGGGCGCTGCATGTCCTGTCGGCCGATGCCTGGAGCCAGTGCCGCCCGCAGACTGGGCCTGGGGGTCGCGGCAGTGGGTCGGGGGCTCCGCAGGGGCTGCAGCCCCGCCCGACGCCGCCCGCCTTGCAGGGTCCGGCCTATGGACGGGCGGGGAGGCCGTGACGTCGCGGGTCCGCCCTCGGGGCGGGACGCCGAGCCCTTCCTGGTCCCGCCGGAGGCAACTTCTTCCAGAGCCGCTCTCCCAGGTGGGGACCGCGGGCCACGGGGGGACCGGGGGCTGCAGGCGGGTCCCAGAAGCGTCCCCCACAGGGCTCCCCGATCTCGGGCCCCTTCCCCTCCCGACAGCCCCCGGCGTCGCCTGCCACCCGCAGGGGAGGCCCGACCTCCACAGCAGCGGGGAAAATCTGCGCCGGGCGGGAAGGCCACGCAGGCTCTGGCTGGGAGTTTGGGCGGCACTTTTGGAGACTGTTG CAACTCCATGGAGGACCCCACCATCTTCGCGGCCTCCTCCCTGCCCAGTGACCCTCGCCTCCTGGCCACAGTGACCAGCGCGTACCTGGGCACACGTGTGTACCACGACACTCTGCACGTGAGCGGAGTGTACAACGGGGCCGGGGTGGGCACGCACCGGGCGGTCCTGCCCAGCCCCCTCAACGTCCGGCTAGTAGCCCCTGAGGGGACAGCCGAGCCCCTGACGCAGACCTTTGCACTGGACACCAACACAG GCTCCTTCCTGCACACGCTGCAGGGGTGCAGCTTCCGAGCCTGCCAGTGCCTCTATGCCCACCGCACACTGCCTCATGTGCTGGTCTCCAGCGTGGCCGTCGCCCGCCTGGCCGCAGGGCCCATCACCGTGCAGCTGCAGGCGGCCTTCTCCCCGCAAAGCCCGGACCTGGACCTGCACCTGGGCCCCGACCTCCTGGGTGCCCG GTACTTGTTCGGCCGCACCCTCACGCCCGAGCAGCCGGGAGGGCCGCAGCAGGAGGTTCACATGCTGTGGACGCCCGTGCCCCCAGCCCTGACCCTTCTGGAGGGCGAGGAGGACCGGACCTGGGAGTTCCTGACCGCAGTGGGCAGCAGCCAGGCGGAGGCCCAGGCCTGGCTCACAGAGGCCCTACGGCTGCAGGCGGGGGGCGCACTCTACGCGGTCCATGCCCGAGCCTGGGCCCAGCTCTGGGGCAGCTGCGGCCTAGATGTGGCAGGACCCCTGCCCCTGCGCCAGGCACTGCGCAGCGCCCTCTACTACCTGTTCAGCGCCCTGCCCCCGCCCGGCGCCCTGGGACACGTCTCCCACGGCCTGAGCCCCGGAGGCCTGTCCAACGGGAGTCAGGATGAGTGCTACTGGGGCCACGTCTTCTGGGACCAg GATCTCTGGATGTTCCCGAACATCCTGATGTTTCAGCCGGAGGCGGCCAGGGCCATGCTGGAGTACCGCATCCGCACGCTGGGCGGGGCGCTGCAGAATGCCCGGTGCCTGGGCTACCAG GGTGCCAAGTTCGCCTGGGAGAGCGCAGGCTCAGGCGTGgaggtctgccctgaggacatttACGGGACCCAGGAGATCCACGTTAACGGGGCCGTGGTTCTGGCATTTGAGCTATACTACCACACCACCCAG GACTTGCAGCTCTTCCAAGAGGCTGGTGGCTGGGAAGTGGTCAGTGCTGTGGCCGAGTTCTGGTGTAGCCGTGTGGAGTGGAGTCCCGAGGAGGAGAACTACCACCTGAAAG gagtcatgtcccctgaCGAGTACCACTCTGGGGTCACCAACTCCGTGTACACCAATGTTCTGGTCCAGAATAG CCTGTGCTTTGCTGCTGCCCTGGCCCACGACCTGGGTCTGCCTGTCCCCGAGCGGTGGCTGGAGGTGGCCGATAAGATAAAGGTGCCTTTTGACCCGAAGCAGAACTTCCACCCCGAGTTTGACGGGTATGAGGCCG gacaGGAGGTGAAGCAGGCAGACGTGGTGCTGCTGGGGTACCCGGTCCCCTTCCTGATCAGCCCTGAGGCTCGGAGGAGGAACCTGGAGGTCTACGAGGCTGTGACGTCCCCCCACGGCCCCGCCATGACCTGG AGCATGTTCGCCGTGGGCTGGATGGAGCTGAAGGACCGCGGCCGGGCACGCGCCCTCCTGGAGCGGAGCTTCGCCAACGCCTCCCAGCCCTTCCAG GTGTGGACGGAGAACGCGGACGGCTCGGGCGTGGTGAACTTCCTGACCGGCATGGGCGGCTTCCTGCAGGCCGCGCTGTTCGGGCTCACGGGGTTCAG GGTCAGCAGGAGCGGCGTGGCCTTTGACCCCATGTGCCCGGCGGGCATCGAGGGGCTGCGCGTGTGGGGGGTGTGCTTCCAGGGCAGCTCGCTCAGCTTCGCCTTCTCCGAGGACCGCGTCACCGTCGAGGTCACCGCCCGGGCAGGGCCCTGGGCACCGCCGCTGGAGGTCGAGCTGCAGCCTGGCCAGGAGCGCATCCCCTTGGTCCCGG GATGCAAGGTCTCCTTTCCCCTCACTGCCGGCCGCATACAGAGGTCATGCGG CCTAGGGACCCCACCTTGTCCACACCGGCGGCCCCACACTGGCCCACCACCATGGCTGAGATGTCCCCCCTACCAGCCCCTCGGCCTGCTTTTCGCCACTCTGAGGGATGCTGCTATGAGCCCCGCGCCGGCCCCGATGACCCGCAGCTCTCGTCCCTGGGGCTCCGGCCAAAGGCACAGGACAGCTGCCAGCCTGACGCAACTGAGGGCGGACTCGTGGCTGCAAATGGCTCGCCGATAA
- the IFITM5 gene encoding interferon-induced transmembrane protein 5, translated as MDTAYPREDPRAPTPRTAHGAAPAVLPLGAPRTPPRDHLLWSVFSTLYLNLCCLGFLALAYSVKARDQKVAGDLEAARRLGSKAKCVNILAAMWTLVPPLLLLALVVTGALHLSRLAKDSAAFFTPRFDDTDYD; from the exons ATGGACACCGCGTACCCCCGCGAGGACCCCCGGGCCCCGACGCCCCGCACGGCCCACGGCGCCGCCCCCGCCGTCCTCCCGCTGGGGGCGCCGCGCACCCCGCCCCGCGACCACCTGCTCTGGTCGGTGTTCAGCACCCTGTACCTGAACCTGTGCTGCCTCGGCTTCCTGGCGCTCGCCTACTCCGTCAAG GCCCGAGACCAGAAGGTGGCTGGGGACCTGGAGGCGGCCCGGCGCTTGGGCTCCAAGGCCAAGTGCGTCAACATCCTGGCCGCCATGTGGACGCTGGTGCCGCCGCTGCTGCTCCTGGCGCTGGTGGTGACCGGTGCCCTGCACCTCTCGCGGCTGGCCAAGGACTCTGCCGCCTTCTTCACCCCCAGGTTCGACGACACGGACTACGACTGA